The genomic stretch CCTTACATCATGGATGTGAAAGGTAATGTTATGAATTTCCCTACACAAATTCTTGACACTTTTAATTATGTGTATATCTATTAATTATGAAACACTAACATTTGATCTCTAAATGACAGGCAATGgactttttctttttgaaagggCTAGAAGGAGAAAAGATTTGGACTTTCTCGGTTTAGAAATGAATGAAAAGTCTGTGTTTCTTCATATAGTTTGTTTAACTTTCTAAGCTTTGCTTTCCTGATTTATTTATCTATTCTATTTTTAAGCACTTCATTAAATCAGATTGAATTGTTGTTTAGCTATGGTGGTTCagccatgttttatttttaatacatattAATATTAGTCGTTTGTTTTAACTTTGTTTGAACTAATTAAACTGGCTTCGATACCTACGCTCACAAAGTATATTGTCATTGATGAATTCTACAAGTTGAAGTCTAATAGGTTCCGTAATTCTAGCCTCCTTCCTCTTATTCATACATTTAACAATAATAAATTTTGatcatatatataaattaattcaattgtAAAATTGTTTAGAGAAAAAAATTCAATTGGTTTGTTACAttcatccaaatattttttttaaatcatatctaaataaaaataatatttgtatacggaaaaaaatctctAAATATTATTAATACGAAAAATggttttatgatccaaatatttttgattcaaaaatgatttcaagaaaaaaatatattattgatttaaatatttttatatacgacaaTTTAatgttgatccaaatatttttgtaaatgatacttatacaaaaataatatttatatacgtgaaaaaaatctattattgatttatatatttttatatatgaaaaatgttatttatgatccaaatattttttattcaaaaatggtatacgagaaaaaaatttattattgatctaaatatttttatatatgaaaatttactattgatccaaatatttttgtaaataatacctaaacaaaaataatatttgtatacgggaaaaaaattattattgatctaaatatttttataaatgagaaatggtatttatgatcaaatatttttgatacaaaaatagtatacggaaaaaaatctattattaatctaaatatttttatatatgaaaaaatcaattattgatctcttttttttttcttttttaacattttatttaaaacaaatatattatgtaaacaaatgcgcgtaacataccagaacccgtgcgtatgcacgggtttgttactagtattTCTAAAACTTTGATAATGCACAAAATGGAGAAGGGAGAAAATGGAGAAGATCTTGTCTCATACGAGAAAGGCTTAATACCATACTAGTACGGTATTGTTGATCACATCATTGCGTATTTTTACCATTTCTTCATGCAataagtttgtattttttttttatatttgcttTATAATTTCGACTACCACTAATAACATGAAAAATACTTGCATGAGCACAAACATAACAAGTGGCTTTACAAACAACCAAtcacaaatttttattaattaaaaaacaaaaatatttttttctctctcctacttaatcacaaccaccccatgaatccaattaaaaaagaatttaaattttaaataaatttaaaattttttcttttcttattggttgtttCTAACACTAATGATTTAtgttcgtatccatgcaagtttTTCTCCTAATAACATACATACTTGGTTATTTTTATTACgtgattattaatttttttactgGGATTATTGAATCATTTTGGTACTGCACTTTTGATAATCAACTAAAAAAAGCATTATTTTTCTAGAAATAAGAATGCATAGTTAATGAGTTacaaatgtttaattaattttattttatagctAATGATTTACTATACTTTAACACTACATTAACAATTGTGAATATATTAGGAGCGGTGAACCGCAATTGATTAACTAAACTAACCATTATTAGCATGTATtcatgtaatttttggtaaaatgtGAAACATAAATTAACTTCTGTCAAAAAAGATTGTATTTCATTAATCACATGCTTAACCACATAGGACTTTTTTAGTTCATTTAGAATGACATCCTTTTATATAGACCAATGCCAAGGACAGTATCATGGAGACAGAAAaatatatcatcaaaaagcaattTCAAACTCCATTGGTGGATTATGTGTCACCTAGGTTTATTCAAGAAAACCTTGCAACAATAATTTATAGTGAGCGTATTGGATTCACACTCATGCACACTGAAAATACTAGGCCGCTACAAAAATACCTCCCCACTAGTAATATCTTAGGCATGACTCTGGGGACAAGTCTCTGAAGTCCAGTGGTTAGGAATATGAGTCTCTTTGACAGACGTTAACAGTATGCAAAAATAATAATTCGGTGCCAATCCACTTATCAAACCATTGAAAAGGATCCTTCAAAGTTCAAACAGTTCCCTTCTTTTAGACTGTTCTGAACATGCTGGTGTATAACGCCTGAAGAAGGGAGGGAGCACATGGCACGCATGCAATAGATTAGACTGCAACTGGCTCCTTTGCTGGGTCAGAAGCTTATGCTTTAACCTGTTTTGATGGTTGAAGAAGGGGCATAAATATTAATGCACCAGGCACAACAACTTATTTGTGTACTGATATAAGTGTAGATAAATTATAGATACTTCACCTTTGCTGATTTAAATAGCTCGTCAAGCACCTCTGATAAAGTTGGATGAGCATGAACTGCAAATTTAATATCCTGCATTTGTAACAAAAATGGCCGAAGTTACCAAACAAACAGGAAATGAAAGATTACTACAGGTATATTCATCAACAGATATGAACAGAGTGCCTTATTCTAGATTTTATAACAATGCAGCACATGCAGCCACTAACAATTAAGAGCGAGGCTCACAAAAATGACTGTTGGAAAGAAAATTTACCTGAATGCGTGTCCCTAATGCTATTGCATTGGAAGCCTCATGGATGAGATCTGCAGCATGCAACCCAAAAATATGAACTCCTAGTATCTCTCCGCTGTCAGGTCTGTATATTAACTGCATGAAAACATCATGATGACAGTTAGACAtcgatgaaactggtaagaagatAGTAAATTTCCATCCACCCTGCTCTCAACCAAATACATTTGTTTTCGCCAAAGTAACTGCTTAGAAGATAACTCATCACCACTACCAACTGTTAGGTGTCAGGTCATGAAGAGACCACTGGTTGTTCAGAATTTAAAATCTATAATAATGCTTGGCCATTTAAAAGCTCTGGAGTAGAAGTGATTATAATAGAAGAATGATTTTCTTGCTTCTCCACtgacttttagtttttttttttggtaaacacCATAGATCTTTTCTTTACTATCGAAGTTAACAAGACTGACCTGGAAAATTTCCAAATCTTTAtgtttaaacttaaaaataattCTACTTTACATCAcctaaacatttaaaaataaaatcttttaatGTCATTTTTTACAGTCTTGCACAACAGATCACTTATTAGAGAGATACAGAAAAATCACCTTGGCAAGACCCTCTCCTTCGTTTTCTGCTAAGGCTTTTGTGttagctttaaaacttgttttGGCCACACTTACATCAAACCCTTCCTTTTCACCCTTCTCCCTTGCTTGAGGCTGAAAACAGCATATTTAATCATAATGGACGAGTTCACAACTGATGGACACCTACCAGTAATAATATAGAACAATACAAGGGGACAGAACAAAAGAGTAGAGGCAGAGAGAGTTAACCACCAAGTAAGCAAGAGTGGAGAAAGTAGCAAGTGGATAATGAAACATCAATCAAAGTAAAATAAGGAGTATATCATTATATCTTACCTCTGTCAATCCAACCATGCTGATTTCAGGATGAGTGAAACATGCAGCTGGTATGCTTAAATGATTGAGCACATGATCTCTTCCAGTGACCTGTTCAACCACTGTCAAATAATCTTTTCAATCAGTGAACTGGAAACATCACTTGAGCATTGGTAGCAAATTACGTAGTTTCCTTTTACCTGAAATTCCTTGTGCACTGGCAGCATGAGCAAGCATCATCTTGCCATTTGCATCGCCAATACAGTATAAATGAGGGACCTATCATTCCACAACCTAAATCAGTAACAATAATGGGCCAGCATGAAAAACTAACGCGTGTGAGAATTTTGAAACAAACCAGATTTCCATTTGCATCAATTACTCTCATGCGCTCATCCACGGGAACAAAACCACGCTGTGTTGCAACATCAATCTGCAGGAACATGTAACAATAATATCCAATCACTTCCTTCGGGGAAAGCTTTTTGTACTAAAGACATTTCTGTTTGAAAGGCATACATTCTCCAATCCAAGACCTTGTGTGAATGGAGCCCTTCCGGTTGCTATTAATGCAGCATCCACCTGCAGAGTAGAATAGAAGAAGCAACAGATTGTAAACAGCAGGTTATTAAATATGCACGaccaatatataaattatttataattaatattttcagATAGTCGCAATGGGTCTACGCTTAAAATCCTATTATTAACATTACAAGTTTTCAAGAATTTCAGCCATACCGAATTCACTAATATCAGAGTTATTAATCCCGGCCGCTCCGGCCGCTATCCCGGCGCTCCGTAGCGGAGCAGCACCCTGCCGCGCGATATGAAGGGTGCGGAGCAGGAGATGAGAAAGCGGCCGCTTCAGCCGCTATACCGGGTCCCGAGTCGTGGAAAATTCCCGGGCGGAGCGGCTCCGGttcttttttaccttttttttacatttttctgGGCAAAATTAACAAAACACCCCTGTGCaagagagaggttgaagaagaagtgaAATCTGATTCGTAGAGAGAGTAagagtgagtgagagagagagagaggttgaagaagaagtgaattaggtTAACATACTGTATATGTTTTTGACGAGTAGTGGTAGTGTACTAACTAAGTATCAatcttattatatatttattcaaaaaaatcatatCTTATATTATTTCCTATTTTTTATAACTAATTTTGTATCTATCTATTAtcttaagaaaatatataaacaaattatatattttttgagtctatttattaaatatttaacttatttattaaaattaaatttaatttgaatctTTATGTTTTgaatcttaattaagcattattcTTTGTTTcacattatattttataaatattttatgagtggTTTAtagattattatataattattagtatACAAAAATTTATCCCGCTATCCGGGATGCCGCTATTCCCACTATTCTCATTCCCGGAGGTTGGCCGCTCTGCTCCGCTATCCGGGATTAACAACTCTGACTAATATATAAAGCTACGCCAATTTATAAATTAATGAAAGGACGGAAAAGAAGGGTAAATGAGAGGGAAGATGCATAACACAGTTCTGCATCATTCATAGATTTGTCTCCACAATTTTGTATTCTTTTCTCCCACTATATAAATAGATGGTGAGATCATTAACCATCTCCGGATCTTGAAACGTGATGTGTTCATTACAAGGTCTCATACCATGAGAGCAAGTTGTATTAAGGGTGTCCTAGAAAGCATATGATCATAGGTAATTACTAGTAAAAATATACTATTATTATGTATTAGTTATTTCCTGTTCTCAGGTTCTCCAATCAACCTTTTCCATTAGTTTCTTTAGGAGAAATTTACAGTTAAAAACAAAGTGATTGACTAAAGATTTCAACCTACAAAAAAAAACCTATacaaatttcaagtgaaaattaAGGTACCTCTAAAGTGTCCTTTTGTTCCTTGGTCTTTGCATCAATGAGCTCAATCATTACAGGTTTTCCATCTCTTGCAGGAGTGATCTATACAAAAAGCATATGTGATGTGACAATTCAAAATATCAACCTAATAAAAATTTAGTGGAGAAGTTATCCAATGTAGTTAGTTACCTTGGATGCAAAAACGCCTGTATGATAGTCAATATTCCTGGGATTTATGAGAACCCTCTGAGCCAACTTGCTAATTTCAGGATCAAATCCAGGCATAAGCTGATCTAAAGCTTCAACAAAGGTAACCTGAAAAATACCTTTATTACCCATTATATTCCTTCTGCATATAGGGGCATATACATTTTACAACAACATAATatcaagtttttttaaattttatttgttgTGTTAGTAAAAAAAATCTGAACTGTAAAAAGAATTGTATGAGCACAGCCTTTTGGCATTATAGGAGTTGTAAACTATTGGAATCCTTCTcatgaacaaaatataatagatgATGGGAGAAAGACGTTATATCAGAAAAGTGCTACCTCACTTCCAAGGGCTGTATATACATCACTGAATTCAAGGCCGATATAACCACTTCCAACAATTGCTATCCAATCAGGAACTGTCTCCAATTTGAGTGCATGGTCACTGGTGATCACAGTCTTCCCTGAAGGTAATTAGTTGGCTAGTTTTAATTGCAGTAGAGATATACAAAATCAATCTTATAATACGAAAAAGGAAaccagaaaatagaaaataatagcaATAGTAATAATGCCATTGAGatagagaaaaaaagaaatacaTAGTGTACGGTGTACCATCGACTTCAATTCCCTTAGGAACAAAAGGAACAGAACCAGTGGCAATGATGATGTCTTTGGCAGTTACTACATTGTTGGAAGAGCCAACTTTCACCTTTTGAGGACCCTACAAGATTTACAAATAAGGGTAAAAAAATGATAAACTTGGCATTTGTCCTGTGGCAATTTAAATTCAAACCCAATATTGTCAATTGCGGATCATGGAAAATAGAGGTTTCTTCAAATTTGCTGCGTGACAGTGCCGCTAAAACCACAATTAGACAAAAATTTGTACTAAATAGCATATCGCAGAACAATATTAATTTGTTCAAAATCCACTACACTATTGAGCCGCTATAGACAATATTTGACAACATTGTTCAAGCCTTGGCTGACAAACAGACAACTCAATTTCTGAAGACAGTCAAAACAGCAAAAGCATGCATCTCAAATAAGTGACGCCACAACACATAATAAGGCAGCCACTCACCAAAATAGTTCCAAAACCAGTGAGTATATCCACTCCAAGTGCTTTCATCGAGCTGGTCAAGTTACCGCGAATTTTCGAAGCAAGATTATTAGCATGGTCAGCTACAGCTTGTCTATCATACCCAGCATTAGAAACCTAACATAACAAAACACAACTAATCACTTAACAAACCTGGACATCTTTTAACCATGAAGTGAAGTTCTAAACACATTTCACCATAcatattactatttttttttcctAAGCATGAAACCTAATCTCCTAGATCTTTTTTACCTGTAAGCCCAGCGATTTCAAGTGATGATCATTCCTCAGCTCTCGCATTCGACCACTTACAGCCAAAAGAGCTTTAGAAGGAACACAACCTCTGTTCACACATGTCCCTCCCACCACATCTCCCTCAACAATTGCCGTTTTCAAACCCTGTAAGTCACTCACTCATTTCAAATATTAAACTTCAGCGTTTCGATATTTATATATACTATCAATTAAGCTGTGTTGGACTCTTTGAATCGGCTTATTTGAGCTTATCTATAAGCACAAAGCATAAACACTTGAGAGACTGTTTGCTGGAGCATAAGCTGCTTATGAaaacagatttttttttttaaaaagaaatagcTTATGATAGGTGATTATATTACAAGctcttaattaatttgtttatccaaacatgccAGATTAAACAAACTCAGGTGAATTTCAACTCAGCAAGAGCAATGAGTGTACCTTCTCAACAGCGTGAAGGGCGGCACCGTGACCACCGACGCCAGCTCCGATAATAAGCAGATCGTAATCGAATGATTTGGGAGAGGTGTTGTTGTCAGAAAGCGCGGCGGATATTGCATTGAAGTGTGTCCAGCGTATGGGATGGTTACGCTTTGAGCGATGGCGGATGGAAGTGAAAGCGAAGGCTTCGCGCCTTAGAGCGCAGAATCGGAGATTGAAAGACGTGGCAGTTGCAGTGGTGGTGTCAAAGAGGGGACAGTGGCGCGGTCCCGAAATGGCGGCAGGGTAGGAGGTGCCGGAGGAAGATAGGGACATCGGTGATAGCGTCATTTTGGAGGAAATTAAACAGAAATGTGGAAATAGGAGTAGGGAGTTAAGGAGTATGAGATATTGGAGTTAGGAGTTCGGAGAGAGTGGACATATCCAAGTGTGGCCGTACTTTCTATTTTCCCCCAAAACTGTGGGACAACTCCCATATTAAGGATAATAATGGATTAATCATTTTTCTTGTCCCAATATTTGCATTATTATTGtgcatataattataatatttatgttCGGTTCGAGAATCTGAAATAGATGCACATGTATGATGATTTTGGGTGGTGATTCAAATCTCATAATgtctaaattaatttaaaaatgagTGGAGTGAAAAATTGAAGATAGGAGATTGATATTTTTGAGTGTGaactaatttttatattttagattaAGTTGCATATATTCAACATGATCAACTAGGGTATTAACCAGGAGAAATCTAATATAGTCTATTTTGTGATTTCTTGCATTCAGCAATAATTTATGGGTCATTCTTCTTGTTTCTTTCTTATTTCTCTAGGGAACTGTGTTGGAAGCTTTCGCCTCTCTAGCTGATACTGTCGGCATTGTGTGGATTCTAGGCAGAAGAGAGTTTACAAAGATCacgttttgtagagaatcaaaattACATGTTTCAGGTCCTTTGTTTTGTTAAATGCCTTTTCTATTTGTAAAACAATGTGTTGTGATTTTTGGTGTAGCATATACATAATTCCTCCAAACAATTTAATTAAGGCAATTCGCTTACCCAGACCTATATTTTATATGCTTACGTAGTAAGGTTATTTGGCTCCCATACTGATTTTTTTTGTAAGAGTTATAAATTTATGAGTAATGATTTGGAATCACAAATTTTAACACCAACACCGATGTATACTTTAATACGTTTTATAAATTTaaagtaatttttcttttttctggatCTATACGGTGTTCACTATGTCTAAAAAATGTGATCAAATAAGAAGTCTCTGAATTTATATACCTTTTACACATGTTTCACCAAAAACCTTTTATCTGACAAAGAAAAATTGTTTTGGGatttaattattctaaaaaagtaaaataaatgcaTTAATTCTTTATGAAAAATCAAATTAGTATTTTTAAGAGATTAATTGATACTACTACGAAAAAAGTTTTATAATGTAAACAAAATTACAATAGTTTTTAATAATAGAATAGTCcgacatttaaaaaaaaagttatgatTTAAGTTATAAAAACTTATgaaagcaaacaaaaaaaattataaaaacatatcaatataaaaattaaaaaataagggTAAAAAATATACACAGTTGTAAAATATAGATTAGATGGTTAATTTTAGAATACACttatgatcgtacctgatcagaagaatcgtcgctggctgttcggactggatcttctaggaaggaggaggggggtgtacctgcaaggtactccgatgccaaagtaagttgacgagcaataGAGCACAAGTACAAGCTAAAGTGagtaagaagtgaatacctgaccctctagtcaaagagggtatttatagcccccagcactgggccatgatctcgctattgggttggactttcaagcccaactaggagactgccaggtttcctgagcggaaatatcggaggtgcgtgagtgccctctgtcctggttaaccgctctgaagttcaagggagacgcggtcctTTAGGAGTCACGTGGAACCCGTATTATTCGgagggttgaatatgaaggagccctgcgcggagcagggtcctcggcgatGAAGGTGCTCGCGGGAAGCGCCTATGCCGGGCATCAGCCAGCTCGCGGGGAGCATGGTGCCGAGGGACTACCGACTCGGGGGAAGCAGTCCTGCCGGGTGCTACGTGGTCCATGAAGATGTCCTTGCCGAGCATATCTAAAATGGGTGCCTTAGACCCAGAGGTGAGTCACCGAGGATcttgggcctctgaggtttactgggccgaaactatgttgggcctacccttggcccagtccagaacagaagccccccaagtcggagcttCCTGGTCAAGGAGTTGTGACTTTGATAATGCCAGGACTTCATGACCTTGGTGATGCTCGGCGGGATGAATCCTCGTCTAGCGGTTGTGCTCGGAAGGCACGATCTGTGGATTGGAACGAAAAGTCGCGCGTGGGCGACGcgtgctgacgtggcataggtaatgatggcctagggtctaggaggcggcgtTTGTCAGGGGGCgcgacgcttcgccttccgagcccttTTCCTATAAAAAGGGGTGAGTCCCCTCATTTAGGCGCTTTTCTCTCTCTATTTACTTGCTCGATTCCAGGCAGACGATCCTCGGAAACAGCTGTTCATCCTATTGTTCGTCGCGACAACCGCCGTTCGCCGAAGAGCTTCTCCTAGCCACTGTCATTATGTCTACGAGTAAGTTCGCATCTCTCTTCGTTGCTTTATTCTTTTCCCGTAAGGTTTTTGGGATCTTGTGGCTTTTTACTTTCGCAGTCTTCGTCATCCATGTCAGCTGAGTCCTATGCACAGTCACTACTTCCTCCTCGGGTTATCCAGGCGATGCCCGGGGGTTAGTTTGTGGAGTAGACGACGTACGCGGTCAGGTTCTTGTCCCCTTTTAGATCCGATTTTTGCCGTCGCGTCCCCTATGTTAAGTTTGTcgtgagtcctcggctgacgggTGTCTTTCCTCGAggggggtttagccgggggctttactgctcctgctctaccctttcgcttgtgttgcggtggaagggtggatttgatggacTGCCGAATTCACTTTTCacttctgcgtgcaggtgaatctgATTCGAGTGCTAGTTCGGGGTCCAGTTCGGAATCTGATTCGTGGGCTAGCGGATCAGAAGATACGACGGCGAGCAGCTCCGATGTCGAAATCGTCGAAGTTTGAAATACGCCTTCCGCAGCCGAAGATGACCATGTTGATTCCCCCGGTTCGGatgccgagggaggggtttccccGATGCCGCTATTCAGTTACGATTGCACGGTCGCGTTCGACTGGGTAGCCGACGAACCTTTGACGGTCGTTTCTCGATATACCGAGTCTTTAGATGGAGCTTTCAAGGAAATTGAGATTTTGGGAGAGGGTGACGTGCCGAATTACCAAATAGGTTGCCCGTCCCCAGACGAGCGTATATGTTCTCGGTTTAACGGGGACAGttttgcgatgtatgaatatgtattcaAAGAGCTTAGTTTCCGGTTTCCCTTCTCCGGCTTCCAGACTTCGATGATGGCGTTCCTTGCTCTGGCACCGTCCCAATTGCACCCgaatgcttttgcttttatgcgagcATTCGAGATTGTTTGTGATTATCTAGGTATCGGCGCTACGACCGCTCTGTTCGGCAGGTGTTTTCGCGTCCAAAGGCAGACGGAGGACGAGCGATATAGTTGGGTCTCGTTCAGAAATGCCGACCGAAAACTTTTCGGGATGTACACCGACTCGGTGAGAGGTTTCAAGGACCGGTACTTCCTCGTTCGTCCGCGCAGCCCGGCGGCTTATTCTGCGGTGTCTGATATGGTAGTTGTGCGGGACGCGACCGGAGAGTTAGAGAGGGACGAGGACGGGTAGCTAGTAAGGGAATTCTGCACGGCGTTCCCGTTCTTTTGGTGGAAGGGCCATTTCTCGTCTCCCCCGAAAAACTATGCTTGGGAAGACGGAGATCTGGACGAGCAGGATACAGAGTCGTACTCGGCCCTTTGTAAATATGTAGATGGTTTCACCTTGTCTCAGTGGGTGACGAAGAATGGAGACCCCGTTTTGGACGAGAATGGTGTGCCGAAGGTGGAGTCGCGGGCCATTAACACTAAGGCCCTGTTATCTTGTCGGACCCCCGAGGAGACCCGGGCGCTGTTAGGTCGTGTCTATTTACCTTGCTTGGCCCTTTCTGTTTGGTGTTTTCGCTAACCTGTTTGTTTCCTTTTTTCAGAAGCTTTGCCGGAGAAGGATGACAAGCTCCTGAAGATGGTGACTCAGGACGCGAagaagattcgtcagaagaaGGCTCGGGGAACTGGTGCCGGAGAGAACTCGGGCTCGGCTGATTCTCCCCGGGTGAACTTGGACGAGAGGTCTCCCAAGAAGGCTCGTCATGTTGAGGCGGCACGTCATGAGCCGTCAAATCTGGGCCCCGAGCATGCCTTCGTATTGCCCCCTTGCTTCAAAGATGGGGgttattttgaaaagtttccCCTGGTCACTTCTCCGGACGAAGCCCGCCGGGTCAGCGAGATGGATCCCCCGGCCCTCCATAAGCAGCTAGCGAGCGATAGTGCCGCCGTGATGAGGGTTTTAGGGATGGCACAAGTGTTGGCCAATGGTGGCTCGGGTTCGGCCGAGGCTTTGAAGAAGGCGGAGGCGGCCAAGAAGCAGGCCGAGGATAAGGTGAAAGCCATGGAGGCTGATCGTAAAAAGCTGAAGGAGAAAATCGACGCTGCTCTGAGACAGAAGGACGGGGAGATTGCGGCGGAGAAGAAAAAGTTTGCCGACCTCCAGCTGGAATGGGCGCCTTCAGCCGACGAGTTCCCAGATGTTGCTGCGTTGAAGTCCAAGGCTGAGCTTGTCGAGAAGATAGACGGGC from Vicia villosa cultivar HV-30 ecotype Madison, WI linkage group LG4, Vvil1.0, whole genome shotgun sequence encodes the following:
- the LOC131595267 gene encoding dihydrolipoyl dehydrogenase 2, chloroplastic-like, which translates into the protein MTLSPMSLSSSGTSYPAAISGPRHCPLFDTTTATATSFNLRFCALRREAFAFTSIRHRSKRNHPIRWTHFNAISAALSDNNTSPKSFDYDLLIIGAGVGGHGAALHAVEKGLKTAIVEGDVVGGTCVNRGCVPSKALLAVSGRMRELRNDHHLKSLGLQVSNAGYDRQAVADHANNLASKIRGNLTSSMKALGVDILTGFGTILGPQKVKVGSSNNVVTAKDIIIATGSVPFVPKGIEVDGKTVITSDHALKLETVPDWIAIVGSGYIGLEFSDVYTALGSEVTFVEALDQLMPGFDPEISKLAQRVLINPRNIDYHTGVFASKITPARDGKPVMIELIDAKTKEQKDTLEVDAALIATGRAPFTQGLGLENIDVATQRGFVPVDERMRVIDANGNLVPHLYCIGDANGKMMLAHAASAQGISVVEQVTGRDHVLNHLSIPAACFTHPEISMVGLTEPQAREKGEKEGFDVSVAKTSFKANTKALAENEGEGLAKLIYRPDSGEILGVHIFGLHAADLIHEASNAIALGTRIQDIKFAVHAHPTLSEVLDELFKSAKVKA